The following proteins are co-located in the Acidobacteriota bacterium genome:
- a CDS encoding phosphoribosylaminoimidazolesuccinocarboxamide synthase, producing the protein MSQALLTTSIPSGNLVSRGKVRDIYATDQALILVATDRISAFDSVLSPGIPGRGEILTRLSTFWFQRFADRVPNHLVATELTDFPEPFSAHPELAGRSVLARKLEPIPVECVARGYLAGSGWKEYQADGTVCGIELPPGLTESAKLPEPIFTPATKASDGHDENISFERMVEIVGKETATSLRDLTLELYAAAAEYARDRGILIADTKFEFGFDENGRIVWMDEALTPDSSRFWPADDYEAGRSQASFDKQYVRDWLEASGWDKEPPAPTLPPEVVEGTLSRYREAYRLLTGEDLVLAAAKD; encoded by the coding sequence ATGAGTCAGGCCCTGCTCACCACCTCCATCCCTTCCGGAAACCTGGTGAGCCGGGGCAAGGTCCGCGACATCTATGCCACCGACCAGGCTCTGATCCTGGTGGCGACGGACCGTATCAGCGCGTTCGACAGTGTGCTGTCGCCGGGTATCCCCGGACGGGGCGAGATTCTCACCCGGCTTTCCACCTTCTGGTTCCAGCGATTTGCTGACCGCGTTCCGAACCATCTTGTCGCCACCGAGCTGACCGATTTTCCGGAGCCGTTCAGCGCCCATCCCGAGCTCGCCGGGCGGAGTGTCCTGGCGCGGAAGCTCGAGCCGATTCCGGTCGAGTGCGTCGCGCGTGGCTACCTCGCCGGTTCCGGGTGGAAGGAGTACCAGGCTGACGGCACCGTGTGCGGCATCGAACTGCCGCCGGGGCTGACCGAGTCGGCCAAGCTCCCTGAGCCGATATTCACGCCGGCGACCAAGGCCAGCGATGGCCACGACGAAAACATCAGCTTCGAGCGGATGGTGGAGATCGTCGGCAAAGAGACCGCGACCAGCCTTCGCGACCTGACGCTCGAGCTCTACGCCGCGGCGGCCGAGTACGCGCGCGATCGCGGCATCCTGATTGCCGACACGAAGTTCGAGTTCGGGTTCGATGAGAATGGGCGGATTGTCTGGATGGACGAAGCCCTGACTCCCGATTCGTCACGCTTCTGGCCGGCCGACGACTACGAGGCCGGGCGGTCGCAGGCTTCATTCGACAAGCAGTACGTGCGCGACTGGCTCGAGGCCAGCGGGTGGGACAAGGAACCGCCCGCCCCGACCCTTCCGCCCGAAGTGGTCGAGGGCACCCTGTCCCGCTATCGTGAGGCCTATCGCCTGCTGACGGGAGAAGACCTGGTTTTGGCGGCGGCAAAAGACTGA
- the fusA gene encoding elongation factor G translates to MTVYATENIRNVAVVGHSDTGKTSLVSALLFDSGAVNRLCKVDDGNTTTDFDEDEHDRKITISTAVAHFEHNGKKVNLIDTPGYGIFTTDAIQGLRVADAALMMISAVGGVEVQTEKMWKAAAGFDLPVLFAINQMDRDRASFSRTLDSLQKKYGREVTPLQLPIGAESSFTGVVDLVSGKAFNWEHDESGNATEGDIPADMADEVASAREALMEMVAEQDEDLMEAYLEAGELDAETFAGGLKKAITARELFPVFALAAGKNIGVQPLMNGLTDLVPSPDWRPVKATVDGEDQELAVSKDAPFAAYVFKTISDPFAGRITLLRVFSGGVASDANVSNAINGATEKLGGLSAPQGKDLEHVTELAPGDIGAVPKLKETHTGDTLCEIKKAIVIEPVPIPEPAISFALEAGSKNDENKLGPALARIRDEDPTITVGRDPQTKEMLISGAGQLHVEVMVGRLKKRYNVNVVLHQPKVPYRETITGSAEVTTRHKKQTGGAGQFAQCAIKMEPNKGQGYEFVDKIFGGSISQGYRPAVDKGVQEAAERGVLAGYPMVDFKVTLLDGKEHSVDSSEMAFKICGRKAFKEAANQCKPILLEPIMQIAVYAPEDNLGDVMGDLNSRRGKVQGMDSGDGTTTVNAQVPLAEMLTYAPTLRSITQGRGDYHMEFAEYAQVPKQLQDKIVAAAAKDEEEDED, encoded by the coding sequence ATGACCGTGTATGCGACCGAGAACATTCGCAATGTGGCAGTGGTGGGTCACTCCGACACCGGCAAGACCTCCCTGGTTTCGGCATTGCTCTTCGACAGTGGAGCCGTCAACCGGCTTTGCAAGGTGGATGACGGCAACACCACGACGGATTTCGATGAGGACGAGCACGACCGGAAGATCACGATCAGCACTGCTGTCGCCCACTTCGAGCACAATGGGAAGAAGGTCAACCTGATCGATACGCCGGGGTACGGCATCTTCACCACCGACGCGATCCAGGGGCTGAGGGTGGCCGACGCCGCCCTGATGATGATCTCTGCGGTCGGTGGTGTCGAGGTCCAGACGGAGAAGATGTGGAAGGCAGCTGCCGGATTCGATCTGCCCGTGCTCTTCGCGATCAATCAGATGGATCGGGACAGGGCGTCCTTCTCGCGCACCCTCGACTCGCTGCAGAAAAAGTACGGCCGCGAAGTGACGCCGCTGCAGCTGCCGATCGGCGCGGAGTCGAGCTTCACCGGAGTCGTGGACCTGGTCAGCGGCAAGGCATTCAACTGGGAACACGATGAGAGCGGCAACGCTACCGAAGGAGACATCCCCGCCGATATGGCAGACGAGGTGGCGTCGGCGCGGGAAGCTCTGATGGAAATGGTTGCCGAGCAGGACGAGGATCTGATGGAGGCATACCTCGAGGCGGGCGAACTCGACGCCGAAACCTTCGCGGGCGGCCTCAAAAAGGCAATCACCGCGCGCGAGCTCTTCCCCGTCTTCGCGCTCGCTGCCGGCAAGAATATCGGCGTGCAGCCTTTGATGAACGGGCTCACCGATCTCGTGCCCTCTCCAGACTGGCGGCCTGTCAAGGCGACGGTCGACGGCGAAGACCAGGAACTTGCGGTCTCGAAGGACGCACCCTTCGCTGCGTACGTTTTCAAGACCATCTCCGATCCGTTTGCCGGTCGCATCACGCTGTTGCGGGTATTCAGCGGCGGCGTGGCATCTGATGCGAACGTCAGTAACGCAATCAACGGCGCGACCGAGAAGCTCGGCGGTCTGTCGGCGCCGCAGGGCAAGGATCTCGAGCATGTTACCGAGCTCGCCCCGGGCGACATCGGCGCCGTGCCCAAGCTCAAGGAGACCCACACCGGCGATACCCTGTGCGAGATCAAGAAAGCTATCGTCATCGAGCCGGTGCCGATTCCGGAGCCTGCAATCAGCTTCGCTCTTGAAGCCGGATCCAAAAACGATGAGAACAAGCTCGGGCCTGCCCTGGCCAGGATCCGCGACGAAGACCCGACCATCACGGTTGGCCGAGACCCGCAAACCAAGGAGATGCTGATCTCGGGCGCCGGCCAGCTTCACGTCGAAGTCATGGTCGGTCGGCTCAAGAAACGTTACAACGTCAACGTCGTACTCCATCAACCGAAGGTCCCCTATCGCGAGACCATCACCGGCTCGGCAGAGGTCACCACCCGCCACAAGAAGCAGACCGGCGGTGCCGGCCAGTTCGCCCAGTGCGCGATCAAGATGGAGCCCAACAAAGGACAGGGCTACGAGTTCGTCGACAAGATCTTCGGCGGTTCGATTTCCCAGGGTTATCGCCCGGCGGTGGACAAGGGCGTTCAGGAAGCGGCCGAACGCGGTGTCCTCGCGGGCTACCCGATGGTCGACTTCAAGGTCACCCTGCTCGACGGCAAGGAACATTCGGTCGACTCGTCCGAAATGGCCTTCAAGATCTGCGGCCGCAAGGCCTTCAAGGAGGCCGCCAACCAGTGCAAGCCGATCCTCCTCGAACCGATCATGCAGATCGCGGTCTACGCGCCCGAAGACAACCTCGGCGATGTGATGGGCGATCTCAACTCGCGCCGCGGCAAGGTCCAGGGCATGGACTCCGGGGACGGTACGACAACCGTCAATGCGCAGGTGCCGCTGGCCGAAATGCTGACCTATGCGCCGACTCTCCGTTCGATCACCCAGGGCCGCGGCGACTACCACATGGAGTTCGCCGAGTATGCCCAGGTGCCTAAGCAGCTGCAGGACAAGATTGTGGCTGCGGCGGCCAAGGACGAGGAGGAGGACGAGGACTAG